A window from Culex pipiens pallens isolate TS chromosome 3, TS_CPP_V2, whole genome shotgun sequence encodes these proteins:
- the LOC120417631 gene encoding uncharacterized protein LOC120417631 has product MKSTVIFALFVVAIAAVGQVASDVVICNYEKFDLYDAMYKKRQDDFCVFQNVFMSTDVRYGDFMASSLDYQKIAFTNSRFPIVPPSLYRNFDDIRELYVRRCNIETLRVTRLVEKMYAGSNQITSVSIDGNGSNNLKELYLESNMIADIANLTNLPNLHVLVLENNPKLGNTDFAMFSRMTKLWKLDLENTGMTKIINTLRLDLTELKRLDLSNNQLTYIDMHQFHSFPKLENLWLSGNKMYFMEMEPIRAILPEIRSIVIDDNYWGCQHLAIISKYMLDNGIIIRQGECKSRNIHKVCCSDTTDLVDNRYLIEMKIRSESKLEESVKTLERDNLALLDTVEGMRVQLNSLILNYTAKMEEMRQTAIAARPVADPVDDPDSLESAEAEDYAYYESEERHKVVEAEAIEVTTEKSSAEDVSSEQNRVE; this is encoded by the coding sequence ATGAAGTCGACGGTGATCTTCGCGTTGTTTGTGGTCGCGATCGCAGCCGTTGGGCAGGTCGCGAGTGACGTCGTAATTTGCAACTACGAAAAGTTCGATCTTTACGACGCGATGTACAAGAAGCGGCAGGACGATTTCTGTGTGTTCCAGAACGTGTTTATGTCGACGGATGTGCGGTACGGGGACTTTATGGCCAGCAGCTTGGACTACCAGAAGATTGCGTTTACGAACTCGCGGTTCCCGATCGTGCCGCCGTCTCTGTATCGAAACTTTGACGACATCAGGGAGTTGTACGTGAGGCGGTGTAACATTGAAACGCTTCGGGTTACCCGACTCGTTGAGAAGATGTACGCCGGAAGCAACCAGATCACTTCCGTTTCTATTGACGGAAATGGATCCAACAACTTGAAGGAGCTGTACCTGGAGTCCAACATGATCGCGGACATCGCGAACCTTACCAATCTTCCAAATCTTCATGTGTTGGTCCTCGAGAACAACCCAAAACTGGGAAACACAGACTTTGCGATGTTCTCCCGAATGACCAAACTGTGGAAACTCGACCTGGAAAACACCGGCATGACCAAGATCATCAACACACTCCGGCTAGACCTGACCGAACTGAAGCGACTCGATCTGTCCAACAACCAGCTCACCTACATCGACATGCATCAGTTCCACTCGTTCCCCAAACTAGAGAACCTCTGGCTCAGTGGCAACAAAATGTACTTCATGGAGATGGAACCCATCCGGGCGATCCTCCCGGAAATCCGCAGCATCGTGATCGACGACAACTACTGGGGCTGCCAGCACCTGGCCATCATCAGCAAATACATGCTCGACAACGGCATCATCATCCGCCAGGGCGAGTGCAAATCTCGCAACATCCACAAAGTGTGCTGCTCCGACACGACCGACCTCGTCGACAACCGGTACCTCATCGAGATGAAAATCCGGTCCGAATCCAAGCTGGAAGAATCCGTCAAAACCCTCGAGCGGGACAACCTCGCCCTGCTAGATACCGTGGAGGGAATGCGCGTCCAACTCAACAGCCTCATCCTCAACTACACCGCCAAGATGGAGGAGATGCGACAAACGGCGATCGCAGCGAGACCGGTGGCGGATCCCGTGGATGATCCGGACTCGCTGGAATCGGCCgaagccgaggattacgcgtaCTACGAGAGCGAGGAACGTCACAAAGTTGTCGAAGCGGAGGCCATCGAAGTTACGACGGAAAAGTCGAGCGCCGAAGATGTCTCGTCCGAGCAAAACAGGGTGGAGTGA
- the LOC120417640 gene encoding leucine-rich repeat-containing protein 15-like, which yields MAASFWYLSLIGLCVLVQIVDCRREIKSNCTLTANYYDCLFRDVIIRSESEADSIFFGEQNFNDTSIAFRDCSMVVLPKKVFETFPAIQYLSSDACNIQKLLGGTFANAQRLQELHLYNNKISKLNNFVFNGALQLEILSLYNNTIKYLEEHAFDGLGRLRQLYMDDNMIEKLPESLFSGLEELQILELQNNKIKEITDDQFILCSMLRELNLSTNMINTFNMTQLVGLNKLEIMDIGKNYLDEVFVTKYLRTLNAQENQVSRILMDQGDFFQLTHLNLSRNNIANINNIFKFRNLIELDVSYNELITLDFVIFAFMKNLKVIKLNNNHLWIIDNGIPAPAKSLRTLNLAQNKFLFIDLAVFDTFPALENIYLHGNELIDMRIEDVEQNFPYLALVSTDNNDWDCINLMNIVTTLERAYVKWSTGNRNCTKPEQHKFICCTSTEHHLREKIVRLTKEIYKSRKMIKQLIMENAELRTEVETQFLPTAD from the exons ATGGCGGCATCATTCTGGTACCTTTC GCTGATAGGACTTTGTGTCCTGGTGCAGATCGTCGACTGCCGGCGGGAGATCAAGTCCAACTGCACGTTGACGGCAAATTATTATGACTGTTTGTTTCGGGACGTGATCATCCGCAGCGAGTCCGAAGCGGATAGTATATTCTTCGGCGAGCAGAACTTTAACGATACCAGCATAGCGTTCCGGGACTGTTCGATGGTGGTGCTGCCGAAGAAGGTTTTTGAGACGTTTCCAGCGATCCAGTACCTCTCGAGTGATGCGTGCAATATCCAGAAGTTGCTTGGTGGGACGTTTGCCAATGCTCAGCGGCTGCAGGAGTTGCATTTGTATAATAACAAGATTTCCAAGTTGAACAACTTTGTGTTCAATGGAGCACTGCAGTTGGAGATATTGTCGTTGTACAACAACACGATCAAGTACTTGGAGGAACACGCCTTTGACGGACTTGGGCGATTGAGGCAACTCTACATGGATGATAACATGATCGAAAAGTTGCCGGAAAGTTTGTTTTCGGGTTTGGAAGAGTTGCAAATTTTGGAGTTGCAGAACAATAAGATTAAAGAAATTACCGACGATCAGTTCATCCTGTGCTCGATGCTACGTGAGTTGAACCTTTCCACCAACATGATCAACACGTTCAACATGACCCAACTGGTGGGGCTGAACAAGCTGGAAATTATGGACATCGGCAAGAACTACTTAGACGAAGTGTTTGTTACGAAATACCTACGCACGCTGAACGCTCAAGAGAACCAAGTCAGTAGAATCCTGATGGATCAAGGAGACTTCTTCCAGCTTACCCATCTCAACCTGTCCCGTAACAACATCGCCAACATCAACAATATCTTCAAGTTTCGGAACCTGATCGAGCTAGACGTTTCGTACAACGAGCTCATCACACTCGACTTCGTGATATTCGCCTTCATGAAGAACCTCAAAGTGATCAAGCTGAACAACAATCACCTCTGGATCATCGACAACGGCATCCCTGCCCCGGCCAAATCCCTTCGAACGCTAAACCTCGCCCAGAACAAGTTCCTGTTCATCGATCTGGCCGTCTTCGACACCTTCCCAGCCCTCGAGAACATCTACCTCCACGGCAACGAACTGATCGATATGCGCATCGAGGACGTCGAGCAAAACTTCCCCTACCTGGCGCTGGTTTCGACCGACAACAACGACTGGGACTGCATCAACCTGATGAACATCGTGACGACGCTGGAGCGGGCCTACGTCAAATGGTCCACCGGAAACCGGAACTGCACCAAGCCCGAGCAGCACAAGTTCATCTGCTGTACCTCGACCGAACATCACCTGCGCGAAAAGATCGTGCGGCTTACCAAGGAGATCTACAAGTCCCGAAAGATGATCAAGCAGCTGATCATGGAGAATGCCGAGCTGCGGACGGAGGTGGAAACGCAGTTCCTGCCGACGGCAGATTGA